Genomic segment of Methanolobus mangrovi:
ATGTAACCGTTGGGAATGTGTCAACAGACACCATCGTACAGGCTCAGGACTATGCTCTTGCTGTAGCTGCAAAGCCTTTTTTGGGGAATTTTGGTTTCAATTTAATTGCAGTTGCAGCCCTGTTATCAACAACTTCAGCTATTAACGCAACCTTATACGGTGCTTCACGTGTGAGCTTTATCATAGCCAAAGATGGAGAATTGCCTGAGATACTGGAAGAAAAGATATGGAATCGTCCAATCGAAGGTCTGCTGATAACTTCATTTTTAACATTGATCGTAGCAAACGTGTTCGATCTGTCCAGTATTTCAATAATGGGAAGTGCAGGATTCTTGCTTATATTTGGAGCAGTAAACACTTCTAATGCCCGCCTTCATCAGAAGACCGGAAGCAACAGGTGGATACCCATAACAGGTGTAATTGTCTGTTCAATTGCATTATTGACCCTGGTCTGGTACACATTGACTAACTCGCCAAAAGATATTCTCATATTGGCTTTGATGCTGGCTTTAGCATTCACTATCGAAGCGGTTTACAGAAAGTACACCGGAAGAAGCATAAAAAAGATTCATAGTTGATATGGTTTTAATCAGGTAATGGAATACCAATGTTCAGGTATTTTCAGGCTCAACAGGAATCACAAACGCAAAGGTACTACCCTCTCCCGGCTTGCTCTGTACCCATATATTGCCGTCATGTAGTTCTATATACTTCTTGACAATTGCAAGCCCTAATCCGGTTCCTTCGTGCTCGCGTGTATTATATTGATCAAGTTGTTTGAACGGCTGGAAGAGTTTGGCAGTATTCTCTTGAGCGATTCCTATGCCGTTATCTTTTATGCTGACCTCTATCATATCTTCGGAACGCTTTACACCAATTTTTATGAATCCTTTAGTTGGCGTGAACTTGATAGCATTGCCTGTAAGGTTGTAGAGGATCTGTCTGAATTTTGTCCGGTCTGCATTAATGCTCAGGTCAGGATCAATTTTTGTATCCATATCTATAGTTATATCCTTTTTTGCTGCCAGAGGAGCAATTAACATTCTTACTTCCTCTACAGCATCAGAAACATAGAATGTTTCATAGTGAAGTTCCATTTTGCCTGCTTCTACCTTTGAGAAATCAAGGATGTCATTGATAAGTTGAAGCAAATGTTTGCTACTTTTTGAAATGTGATCCATGTAATTGTTCTGCTTTTCGTTAAGTTCTCCGGGAATCTTTTGAAGCATCAGGTCTGAAAAACCTATTATGGAGTTCAGTGGGGTTCTTAACTCGTGGCTCATTGTAGCAAGGAATTCTGTCTTACTCTGGGTAGTATCCTCAGCAGCCTGTTTAGCGGCAATTAATGCTTCTTCCGTCTGCTTTCTTTCTGAAATATCCCGGCATACACAAAAGATCAGTTTTTCGTCCCCAAACATGGAAGCGTTCCCGCTTATCTCCACATCAAGTAAAGTGCCATCCTTACGTCGATGTTTAGTTTCATGGATAACGCCTACACTGTTAGCAAGTCGGGTCATTTCCATTAATTGTTCGCGAGTGTATTTAGCATCCCAGTCCCATATATGCAGTTTGAGTGTCTCTTCAAGCGTATAGCCATGCATGTCCGCATATCTCTGATTTGCCTCGTAGACCTTAGAATTCTGGTCAAGGATGACAATCCCGTCTGCAGACTGTTCTGTCAAAATACGTCGCTTAGTGATCTCTGCTTTCAGTGCATCTTCATTCTTTTTACGTTCAGTTATATCCCTGACAATAGTGCAACTGTACTCATTTCCTTCGTAGCTCATGTAGTTGACTGTGATCTCAACAGGAAAAACACGGCCAGATTTTGTACGATGGGTAGCTTCTAATGTGGCTGATCCTTTCTGTTTAACCATCTCAAACTTTTCAGGCCAGAGTTCCTTTGAAATGGTAGGATCGACATCATAGACTTTCATGGCCAATAACTCTTCTTGCAAGTATTCTAATAAAGAGCAAGCTGCTTTATTGGCATAGAAGAACTGTCCATCGGACCTTGCCCAGAAGACAGCGTCGCTTATTGTGTCCAGGGAGAAACTGATGAGTTGCATTTTCTCCATGTTTTCCCTGCACTGATCTTCTTCCATTTTCATAAAATCGTCCATTTTAGGTTAAAACATGGCGTGCTGCCTGTGTGGTATGTCAGATATGTGTCTTTGTCAAAGTGAAAAATCAGGGTATTTAATAATTATTCATGAGTTTGTGTTATGAGAATTACACGTTGATCGTGTGGTGATTAATATTCTTGCAAATAATATGATAATTCTAATATATAAATGTGTTTTTGTTGAACAACAACATGTTTTAAGAGGATTAGTGGAAATAATTATTTTTATGAAATGAGATCTCTCTAATATCGGTATTGAGTTTACATTTCCTAAAGAAGGTTGCTTGGTTATAGGATCAGTTGTTTTCCATTTTCAGTGGAATAACAAATGTAAAAGTACTTCCTTTACCAGTTTCACTTTCAACCTGAATATTTCCACCATGCAATTCCACATATCTCTTTACAATTGCAAGGCCAAGCCCTGTCCCTTCAAATTCACGAGTTAGAAAAGAATCTGCCTGTCTGAAGGGTTTGAATATCTCTTGCAGATAATCTTTTGAAATACCAGTTTGAATATTTTCGTATTGCCATTAATTACATTCCTTATTCCTTTCTCTGTACTAACAGCTTCATCCGGTCTTTCAGTTGTTAATTCATCCAGGGATTTCAGATAATTGGATTCTTCAGTGCATTTAAGAGAATCCAGGCCACTATTTTGTGCAAAATCTTTCCAGCTTTGATTTGCATAAGAAATGGTTCCATCTGGTGATAGTATAATGATTCCATTTTCCCAGAGGTCCATTGAATCCGCTTCAAGATTAAAAACAGAAGGATTGTTGATTTTTGAAGACATATCATGTCCTATTATATTATGTGTTTATTTTTATAATAGAGTGTATGTATTATTCACTATAATATATAACTGTTTAGAAATAGTAAAAATTCCAGTCTTTGTCCTATTAATTATTGGATGCTGGAAGTTTAAATCCAGTATCCTTGTACATAAGATCTTGTCTGCTGAACATATGGGGTGATGTACCTGAGTAAAAGGGGTACAATTACAAGTGTAGCAATTAAATTGCCTATGAACCACCCTTCAAATGTCACAAAAAACTCTGTCCACTGGATGACTCCATTGGTTACTAACATTAACGAGCCCCACAAGGCGCCCACTAGATTGTTCAGTACACAGGCAAAGAGAACAAATATTGTCATATCCCTTTTTGTCCGCATTCTGATGTTCACTTTGAAATATGCAAAGGCAGCTAGGGGGATAAGTACCTGCCAGAGGTCTGCAAGTGACCATGCCACATTCAATGAAAAAGGTACATCTGCAAGTATTCCGGCTCCGATCATACAACCAAGATATGCTGAAAAAGCACCCCATATTCCGTACCAAAGGGCGAATACTATCATGAATGCTACAGCAAAATACATGCTGGAAACTCCTGGTGCAGGTGATATAGGAGAATTGATAACTGCAAATCTTGATAAAAGTGAATTAACCAGTGCAAGGAACAGCAAAATATTCAAATATCTCGAAAATGACTCTATATCGGGCATGATATCTTCTCCTCCAATTTTGATATATGATGTACTGAATAATTTCTGTCAAAAATCGAATGTCTTCATTGTAAATGTATATATAGTATTCTTTTTATTTAATATATTTATTGTATAAAATAAGTCTGATTGATATATATTTATGATTTGTTTTTCCAGGCATATTGCAGTTCGCATAAGGTGGAATTCGCTATAAAAAGTGATCAAAAGGATATGGATCCGCTTCGGATAAAAGAATGGTTCAAAAGACCATATTCAGTGACAGTCACTACTCTTTTGATCTTTGTTCTAGTTTTGTATCAGGCATGGTTGTATACTGGCAACTGGCTTGAAAATATTCTTGTAAATGGCCTTATTCCGGGAGATGTGACATTCATCAAAGCTCTCACATTTATCCTTATCCTGTTAACCGCTAATATAGTTCACATGATAATCAGCAGACAGGTAGCTCTTTCAAGAACCGTGGAGGATCAGGAGAACAAACTTCATTTATACGAAGCGAAGTTCCAGAGCTTCATTGATAATGTACCTGCTGTTGCTGTCCAGGGTTTTGATTCCAATCATACTGTGCATTACTGGAATCTTGCAAGTGAAAAAATGTACGGATATTCCAAAAAGGAAGCTATAGGGAAGAAAATGACCGAACTTATAGTCCCGGCTGAAAGCAGGGATGAGTTTGACAGGATCGTTGTTTCCACACAGGACGAAAACAATTACACTAACACCTTTGAAACAACTTTCCTCAATAAGAATGGAAATGAAGTTCCTGTATTTTCCAGCTACTCCGGTGTTCCGGTAGCTGAAGACAAATTAGAGATATTTTCTATGGAGATAGACCTTACGGAAAGAAAAAGAATGGAAAAGGCACTAAAGGGGGCGAAAGAACTTGCTGAGGCTTCAAGCCATGCAAAAAGCAAATTCTTAGCAAGCATGAGCCATGAGATTCGTACTCCTCTCAATTCCATTATAGGGTTTTCTGACATTCTCGCAAATGAAAGCTTAGAACCTTTAAGTGATAAACAAAAAAGGTATGCTCATAATATATCCACAAGTGGTCATCATTTGCTTGGAATCATAAATGATATACTTGATATATCTAAAACAGAAGCTGGAAAGATGGAGCTTGAATATGAAAAGATCTCAGTTCCTTCGATAATCAATGATATAGCAGAAAAGATGAGGCCATCAACAAATGTCAGGAACATATTGATCGATGTCATTATAGAACAGGAAATCGAAATGGTTGAAGCAGATTCCGGAAAGTTGAAGCAGATTCTTTATAATCTTGTAGGGAATGCAGTCAAGTTCACTCGAGATAATGGAAATATAATCATCAGGTGCAAGGCTGTTGAAGATATGGTGCACATTGAAGTTGAAGATGATGGTATAGGGATTAAAGAACATGACATTAATAAATTATTCAAGCCATTCTCTCAGATAGATGCACCTTCTATGAGTAAGTACAGGGGTACAGGATTGGGTCTGTCCCTTGTCAAAGAACTGGTCGAACTTCATAGCGGCGATGTCTGGGTAAGGAGCGAATACGGAAAATATAGTATTTTTGGCTTCAGTATTCCCATGCATCAATTGGATAATAATAACATCATGCTTTTTTCAGCATGACCCAGAAAACACTGCCATGCCCTGCGGGGTTATCCTCAACACCATATTTGCCACCATGCAGTTCTATTATTCTTTTGACTATGGCAAGACCAAGGCCAGTTCCTTTGATGCCTTTCTTATCGGCACGATGGAAACGGTTGAAAAGAAGAGGTTTATCTTTATCCGAAATACCAATTCCAAAATCGGTAACACTGGTCTTCCACATATTATTTTCATCTGAAAAAGTTATCTCTATCCTGCTTTTAGGTGGACTGTACTTTATAGCATTTGAAAGCAGATTTGCAAAAACTTCTTCGATAACAGTATTGACCACAGAAGGACAAGGCCCGTCTGCTGTGAAGACGATTTCATGCTCTTTCATTTCATGCTGTGTTTTGAAACTGTCCAGAACCATCTTGAAAATAGGAACTATATCCATATTTTCAAAAACAATATCTTCATTCTTTTGCAGTTTTGCAAGTTTAGTAGCAGTTTCCAGAAGTTCTATGAGCCTGTCGT
This window contains:
- a CDS encoding PAS domain-containing sensor histidine kinase; this translates as MEEDQCRENMEKMQLISFSLDTISDAVFWARSDGQFFYANKAACSLLEYLQEELLAMKVYDVDPTISKELWPEKFEMVKQKGSATLEATHRTKSGRVFPVEITVNYMSYEGNEYSCTIVRDITERKKNEDALKAEITKRRILTEQSADGIVILDQNSKVYEANQRYADMHGYTLEETLKLHIWDWDAKYTREQLMEMTRLANSVGVIHETKHRRKDGTLLDVEISGNASMFGDEKLIFCVCRDISERKQTEEALIAAKQAAEDTTQSKTEFLATMSHELRTPLNSIIGFSDLMLQKIPGELNEKQNNYMDHISKSSKHLLQLINDILDFSKVEAGKMELHYETFYVSDAVEEVRMLIAPLAAKKDITIDMDTKIDPDLSINADRTKFRQILYNLTGNAIKFTPTKGFIKIGVKRSEDMIEVSIKDNGIGIAQENTAKLFQPFKQLDQYNTREHEGTGLGLAIVKKYIELHDGNIWVQSKPGEGSTFAFVIPVEPENT
- a CDS encoding ATP-binding protein → MQTGISKDYLQEIFKPFRQADSFLTREFEGTGLGLAIVKRYVELHGGNIQVESETGKGSTFTFVIPLKMENN
- a CDS encoding MASE1 domain-containing protein, yielding MPDIESFSRYLNILLFLALVNSLLSRFAVINSPISPAPGVSSMYFAVAFMIVFALWYGIWGAFSAYLGCMIGAGILADVPFSLNVAWSLADLWQVLIPLAAFAYFKVNIRMRTKRDMTIFVLFACVLNNLVGALWGSLMLVTNGVIQWTEFFVTFEGWFIGNLIATLVIVPLLLRYITPYVQQTRSYVQGYWI
- a CDS encoding PAS domain-containing sensor histidine kinase, producing the protein MEFAIKSDQKDMDPLRIKEWFKRPYSVTVTTLLIFVLVLYQAWLYTGNWLENILVNGLIPGDVTFIKALTFILILLTANIVHMIISRQVALSRTVEDQENKLHLYEAKFQSFIDNVPAVAVQGFDSNHTVHYWNLASEKMYGYSKKEAIGKKMTELIVPAESRDEFDRIVVSTQDENNYTNTFETTFLNKNGNEVPVFSSYSGVPVAEDKLEIFSMEIDLTERKRMEKALKGAKELAEASSHAKSKFLASMSHEIRTPLNSIIGFSDILANESLEPLSDKQKRYAHNISTSGHHLLGIINDILDISKTEAGKMELEYEKISVPSIINDIAEKMRPSTNVRNILIDVIIEQEIEMVEADSGKLKQILYNLVGNAVKFTRDNGNIIIRCKAVEDMVHIEVEDDGIGIKEHDINKLFKPFSQIDAPSMSKYRGTGLGLSLVKELVELHSGDVWVRSEYGKYSIFGFSIPMHQLDNNNIMLFSA